ttttagtgttttgggtgGAATCAAATCCCATGCAATACCTAGGTATAAATACGGTGCAATAGATTTTCTTGTTCACATGAAATTAGAGATATTCATACAAAGTTCTTTCATAAAAACAGATCAAGACATAGGTCATAATATTTTAACTCAACTCAATAAACTTTAATACCAACTATATGGTATGGGTTACATAGATCTTTTTACACCATTTGATCCTATTTAGGGTCATGTTCTCATTTACCTCTTTAACAATGTACTATTGTAACTGTAAGTTTATCTTTAACATGGTCTCGTTGGCTTGAACTTCTAAACTAGCTAAGCTATAATTTTATTGCATAAggttatatattttgtttataattTGGTCTCTGaataaattgaatttgaatatgCCTCATGATCTTTGTGATGTTCTTATCTAATTAACATGTAACGAATTAATGTAATAGATGAAAAAGTTTTATCAGTCGAGGAAGAGCCAGCGAACGGTAGTGACAGTAGTGGTAGGGCATCAAGTGCCACTCTACGGCGGGATTGCGGCAATTCCGAACACGAGAGAGCACCATGAGAAAATGGCAATTCCAATGAACCTAACGCTTGTCGTGAGGTCGAGGGCCTACATTTTGGGAAGACTAGTGAAGTCCAAGTTTTATAGGAGAGTCCAATGCTCTGTAACTCTTAGAGGCAATAGACTCGGCAAACCCCATAATTTGACAAAGTCTTGTGACTACCGGTAAATGATCTACACTTACTGGGGTTTGCCATGTATATTTCATTTCTTGTATGTAAGATATATGATAACAAGATCTGCTAGCCTTTCATCTTTGATTGTTGACAATAGTGGAATTTATTGATGAATCAAGAATTGCTGGGGAAATGTGTTATGGGAGATGAATGACGGAAATTCGATATTGCGGATAGTTATGACATGTTAAATTGACAAATAGGATATCTTTGGGGTTCCATGTATTCAGTCAATGATGTCATATGCCCAATGAATGAAGTGTACCCGATTGTCATTTCTAGAATATTAGTAAAAATATGCTATGGCCTTTAGATGATGAGTGAGATTTGTGTTCTCCAAGTTAACTGCTACTGTGATGAAGATACTGTACTGGGATTCAGTAAAGCTTTGACAAAATACTGATTTTCTTGTGATGTTAATGTGGTATGGGGTTTGGTAACCTTGTTTAGAGCTTCTGTTTGTATGTTTGCTTGTGTATATATCtaattgtgtgtgtgtatatatgcaTGTTCCTTCCGTTGTTTTTGTATATGTAAATGTAGAACCCCTGTGATCTGATGGGCAGCCAGTGGAGCATCAGATTTTGAAGCACAATAAGCAGAGACTAAACAGGTCCAAAATATCCCATttcaatcttttatttcatttatacCGAATCGGATCTTTTAAAAGGgtaaaattgttaatttatatttttaaaacaattttgcctttttaaaaaaaaaaaaaagaatcgacTCTTCTTCGGTTCATTTGAACAACACCCACACCCACTCCCCTACACCTGGTTCTGGCTCAAATAAGTTCTCAAACTACAAGAGTTATCCGGAGTGTGTTCGTAGATGATACTAAGCATTATTGTTAGGTTTGTAATAAGGTTGGCCATTCTGCATTGAGTTGTTACCAAAGATTTGAATACTCTTTTCAGAAAGATTCAACCCCACTAATGCAAGCATTCACTGCTGCCCCTCAGTCTACCACTAATTCAACCAATCATGCCCAATTGAGCTCTAAAGACATAaagcaataagagaaaaatgtggTCTCTAACCCTTTCACATGCGGAGGTAgatcatatattaatttaacTACATAATTTTGTgtacctctctctttcttcttctatatgTTTAGTTTATTATGAGTTTCTTGATAGTATCAGACTCATCAGCTACTGCTAGTCTTCGATCCCAAATGGCCCTGTAGACTCgaagttttgttttcttcattttcccgGCAATGCCTCCCTCCTAGGACTCCCCACCGCCTGCTACACAGAATCTCATCAGCTTCATCCAATGGTTCTCTAGTAGTCGAGCTCACAATCAGTTTTTGATGCTTGCGACATTAGATCCCgtttaggaaaataaaataaaatcacgccattctattttcaaactcaagTTTCCACAACCTTTTACCTTTAATTtgaggggatgttagaatatatggatATGATTCCATATTAGGTTTAAATTCATTGGAGGATATTTATCTtttatgatttgattaccatacttatcttATCTTCACATACCTCAATTCTGCTATAAATATGAGATCATTTTTTATGTAAACAAATcaagaaataagagcaaaatgtagcCTCTAAAACTTTCACATGTAAATATAGGTCATAGATCAAACTATGTAATTCTTGTGCCCCTCTCTCTTTCAACTTGGTGTTAAcccggtatatatatatatatatatatattacatctGTATCTAACATGGTCACAAAAAAGTTTTACTGAACAATTCTTGATGTTAACATAAGATTGTCCATCTGACACTCAACAAATGAGCCCATCAACTTCATAGATACATACAGCTCTAATTAACAAGATTGAAACCACTTTCAAAATggttatttgtttctttaatttctcaGCCATCAATTAAGGCTTGAAGAAGTTTGCATTTAAGCCTTTGTCAGCTAAAGTCCAGGCCGCTGCAACAACTAACAGAACACTGAAAACAATGCCAAAGCAACCGAGCCCCAAGTTTAGAGACCAGGAAGCACCATTTGGGCGGGGTTTCTTGAGTGAGATCCACATGAAACATGGATAAGCAAGCGTCAAAGGCAACGTGATCCCTCCAACAAGAGGAGCCAGGCTTCCTAAGAATGGAAAAGCCACTGCTATAAAGAAAGCCAGCCCTCCAAAGAAGATGCGTAGGCATGTGCGAACCCACCTTGGGCACGGCTGCTGTTTCTTGCTTGTGTATCTGATTTCCAAATTGTCAAAAACTGGCATCGCGTAGACTTGGAATGTGCATAAGCAGCTCACAATTACTAGTGCGTAAATTAAGCCCATCATCACCTTCGATGTGCTGCGCCCGTGGACTCGCGAAAAGGTACTCAACAATCCTCCATTATAAGGTATCTGGCATCCATAGGAATTAAACAGTGTcatcaaacaggaaagattctCCACAACATTGATGATGACGGATAGGGGTCTATATGTACGCGGATATCTGTTTGGTTATTTATGATATCCGATCCGTATCCGCATTCGCATTCGTAAATTGCGCGGTTATTATCTGTTATTCGCAAATAAGTAACGAGCCTATTTTAATcgcttttcaaaaataattttgaccgatttttagtcttttttagacttgttttgaaaatataatgtaacacaaaaaatatgtagagtcaagaaaaaaaaaaaaaggaacgaTGGATACGGcctcaaaatattcatagtaATCAATGCTCATAAGaagtacctttttttttctttatccatGATTCAATGAATATAACAATTAAgccaacaaatataaaaaaataaaaattacaaatccaacataaataaaataatattacaaattcataagataaaaaatataaattgtctaaatattaTACAATcatagtgaaatatatataaatttttttaaaaatatatattaaatataaaggGTATGTGGATGCTGTTATTATCTACATCTGCATACCCTAAAACCTCTATTCACATCTGTatttacaaacaatattgatcCAAGAATTAGTTAAGGTTACCACATCATCATTGttggataattgtaaaataaaatatgatacgTAACATTACTCAatgttgtaattttattttattttattataattatttttttttaaagttactCAAGGTTGTGCATGATAtcggaaatatatatatataagtggatAACAAATCTCATGAAATTAAATAAGATAAATTTGGCTTGCCTGGTTTCCATAAGCCCAAAATCCAGCGATTGCGAGGGGAAATTGGCACATGGCAATCAGTATATATGATACTATCACTCCCTTCCACATTCGCTTATAGGAAGGGTGTTTTGAACTTGAAGGCAATGTTCCCTGCATGCACCATAATTGCATTGTAATCAGTATGAAAAAGCTTCACTTTCTTCGAACGTACTTAAAGAAACACTGACCTGTATCTCGAGGACAACATTATGACCTCTGAAAACAAGAGCAATGATCCCAAGAGCATTAAGAATTCTACTAATTTTGCCCATGTCAGATTTCACCACGTCAGATGGACTGTAGGACACCCCGCTGGGCCTACCCTTGTTGATTGAGAGAACCCAAATCAGAGTACAAAATCCGACGCCCGTGATGGCCCCGATCAGAGACGTCCCAGCTATGGAGTTGAGGTTGGGCATTTGAGCTATAAGAATCGCTACGCAGGTGAACACCAAGAACCACTCTGTCCCGCTCAATGACCTGGCAAGACACGTGGCGTCACCCTGACACATGGTTTTGAAGAAGAGTTGCATGGTCCCACCGCCTATGATAATCAGCATGGCACACGAGCCCCCCGATAAGTACATTATAGGAAAAATGGCCAGCAATTTCCCTACCTTTGGACCTACATATATATGTTATCACACACAAttataaggaatttttttttttttttttaaaaaaataataataataataattcaagtcTCCCTGCACCTACCAAACGCAGCCATTGCAAGGTGGAGGTATCTACTATAGCGGATTCCGGCAACCGATTCATGTAGTCTGACTAGAATCCATATGGTGTAGAGCTGCCACACAAATGCTACCGACAAACATATGATGCCCCATGCCCTGCAATCAACGGAATAAGATTAATTCTCTTCGAGCTAGAGGCATTTAAGCCTATTTGGAAGCTGTTTATCATATATCGAAATTTACATCAATTAGTTAAATGCAGTAATTATTAGAgagtttatatatttaaataaattttgaattgtcgGATCACTATTTAAGCatttgaattttatataaattctgataattattatcaaattattagtaatttgaaAAGCTAACTATTGAAGATTCCAACCCAAATATCAGTGTCAAATTATAAGCATGGACCACACATCTCACATGCACTGACGTTTATTTTTTAACGTTGAGGTACCCACACACTGACGTTACTTGTGGGCGTTGTCGCTTTAATGCGCAGTCCTCAAAATTATTCAAAGTTGAATCGCTATCGTACGTGTCCTTGTGGGACATTAATCTTTGAAGGCTGATACTTCATTTATTGAAGAAGCTGACTTggtgagaaatatatataaatatatctgTGTAGGGTCTGTTCGGCAACCGGTTTtagccaatttttttattttttatttttctgttctgTTATCGTTTTGGAACAAAAGAATGGGATGTATTTGTTGCACCGtttaaatgcacaatttttacATAATTCAAGACCCTCAAACGCGTGAATTGtgcaaaaaaatcattttttgaaaagaaatgtgTTTTGGCTAAAATGGTGGGCTTATTTGACAACCCTTTCCTTTATGTtggagctgttttttttttttttttttttaagtgataagaaaaattgattgatgtgatataaagtagaaataaattacatataaaagtaaaaacaaataatatattgtagtaaatttttttaattaattaataataaaaatttgttaatGCAATataaatggtaaaaaataattacaatattttaaattgatgctttttttaagaaaagtgaaaaaaaaaaaaaaaaaaaaaaaaaaaaaaaaaaagagagaatgagagatggttggtttttttttctttttatttttttatgtctgTTATATGTCAGATAACTTTTGTGAGAAGCCAGCTTTTTCGGAATCACATCTTTTCAGTGTCGGCTGagtcagtttttaaaagaaatttggaGCTTGTTCGGCAAGGAAGAAAAATTTTCTAccctctttacttttttttaaaaaaaaaaatcaatttcaaaatattttaactctatattacattaataattttttatttttatttaaataaaaaaattcact
The sequence above is drawn from the Alnus glutinosa chromosome 11, dhAlnGlut1.1, whole genome shotgun sequence genome and encodes:
- the LOC133882239 gene encoding lysine histidine transporter-like 8 isoform X2 — encoded protein: MGEVAVEADYSSDIPLHPSASKRHEQQEHSAISITPSPEITKPTNRQTYEHNPQEAWLPITESRNGNTFFATFHILCSGIGMQALVLPVAFATLGWAWGIICLSVAFVWQLYTIWILVRLHESVAGIRYSRYLHLAMAAFGGGTMQLFFKTMCQGDATCLARSLSGTEWFLVFTCVAILIAQMPNLNSIAGTSLIGAITGVGFCTLIWVLSINKGRPSGVSYSPSDVVKSDMGKISRILNALGIIALVFRGHNVVLEIQGTLPSSSKHPSYKRMWKGVIVSYILIAMCQFPLAIAGFWAYGNQIPYNGGLLSTFSRVHGRSTSKVMMGLIYALVIVSCLCTFQVYAMPVFDNLEIRYTSKKQQPCPRWVRTCLRIFFGGLAFFIAVAFPFLGSLAPLVGGITLPLTLAYPCFMWISLKKPRPNGASWSLNLGLGCFGIVFSVLLVVAAAWTLADKGLNANFFKP
- the LOC133882239 gene encoding lysine histidine transporter-like 8 isoform X1, which gives rise to MGEVAVEADYSSDIPLHPSASKRHEQQEHSAISITPSPEITKPTNRQTYEHNPQEAWLPITESRNGNTFFATFHILCSGIGMQALVLPVAFATLGWAWGIICLSVAFVWQLYTIWILVRLHESVAGIRYSRYLHLAMAAFGPKVGKLLAIFPIMYLSGGSCAMLIIIGGGTMQLFFKTMCQGDATCLARSLSGTEWFLVFTCVAILIAQMPNLNSIAGTSLIGAITGVGFCTLIWVLSINKGRPSGVSYSPSDVVKSDMGKISRILNALGIIALVFRGHNVVLEIQGTLPSSSKHPSYKRMWKGVIVSYILIAMCQFPLAIAGFWAYGNQIPYNGGLLSTFSRVHGRSTSKVMMGLIYALVIVSCLCTFQVYAMPVFDNLEIRYTSKKQQPCPRWVRTCLRIFFGGLAFFIAVAFPFLGSLAPLVGGITLPLTLAYPCFMWISLKKPRPNGASWSLNLGLGCFGIVFSVLLVVAAAWTLADKGLNANFFKP